TTAATAAATATTTCTCGTTCTCAATCGGTATTATATCAGTTACTTTAGGTTCGCCGCTTGTAATTGTCCCGGTCTTGTCAAATACAGCAATTTTCATTTTGCCGGTCTGTTCGAGTGACTCAGCAGTCTTGAATAATATGCCATTTTTCGCGCCGATTCCATTTCCTACCATTATTGCAACTGGAGTAGCAAGTCCGAGCGCACAAGGGCAGCTAATTACTAATACGGCAATTCCATAAGATAAAGCATCACCGAAATTTTTGCCCGTCATAAGCCAGCCTATAACAGTTATAATCGCAATTATTATTACAGCAGGAACGAATACTCCGCAAACTTTATCGGCAATTTTCGCGACTGGTGCCTTAGTTGCTGAAGCGTCACTTACCATTTTTATAATTTGTGAAAGTGTAGTATCTTGGCCGACCCGTGTAGCCTCGCATTTAATAAAACCTGATTGATTTATAGTTGCTGCTGAAACAGTGTCGCCCGGTGCCTTATCAACTGGTATACTTTCGCCGGTTAAAGCTGACTCGTTAATTGCGCTTATTCCCTCGATTATAACGCCATCGACTGGGATATTTTCGCCCGGTCTGACAAGAAATATCATACCTCGCTGAACTTGTTCAATAGGGACTGTAATTTCCTGATTATTGCGCAAAATAGTTGCAGTTTTGGGAGCGAGTTTCATTAAAGATTTTAGCGCGTCTGTAGTTCGGCCCTTAGATTTTGACTCTAACATTTTGCCGACTGTTATAAGAGTTAGAATCATTCCCGCTGATTCAAAATAGAAATCGCTGATTTTATAGATTGAGCCGCGAGTCATTGCAAACAAGACAAATATACTCCATGTGAACGACGCAAATGATCCCATAGCTACAAGAGTATCCATGTTAGGCGCAAAATGTATTAACGAGCTGAATCCCGAAATAAAAAATTTCTGATTAATTATCATGATTATCCCGGCCAGTATTAATTGAGCGAGTCCGATTGCGATATTATTTCCTGCAAAAAATTCCGGTAATGGCAGCTTTATCATTTGTCCCATTGAGAAATATATTAACACAGCAAGAAATATTAACGAAAAAATTAATCTTCGCTTCAAAATCGGAGTCTCTCTGTCAATTAACGAGTCTTCACTGTTATTATTATTTTGCGTGCTGATTTCCGGAGCGTTTAAGCTGGCACCGTAACCGGCTTTCTCGATTGCTGCAATAATTTCAGAAGGTTTTGCACTGCCCTCGACAATCATGGAATTTGTTAATAAACTCACTGAACACGAAGTAATGCCGGGTAATTTCTTTACTACCCTTTCGACTCTCGCTGAACATGCCGCGCAAGACATTCCAGTTATATTATAGTGTTTGGACATGTAATTATTCACACCTTTTTTGCTTTTATTATATATGCTCGTGCAAGTGATATAAAAAAATCTCCGGCTCGTGAAAACCGGAGAAGTGAAAAAGGGTTGATTATGATATAAATTAATTATTTTGCAGGCACGGCGTAATCTTTCGTCAAGACGACTCCGACCTGTTTAGCATCTTCATAAGGATCCGAGAAATCAGTAAACATCTTTCTTTCTTCATTTACGGTAATTCCTGCGCAAATCATGTCTACTTTTCCGCTGTTTACTGCTGCGAATAATGAGTCAAACGGGTAGGCAATTATAACAAGTTCCTTGTCAAGAATTCCCGCGATAAGTGCGCACATTTCTATATCGATTCCAGTATAACCGTCGCCGACTTTAATATCATATGGAGGGAAGCCCGACTCAGTGCCGACGATTAATTTTCCGCCTTTAGCTCCGACGTGTAAATCAATATCTTCAGGCTTTGTAGACATGGGATCTTCTTTGTACTTGAGCATAATTTTTTCAAGCTGGCCGTTTGCTTTAATTTGTGCGAGTGCTTTATTTACCTGCTCGACTAATTCTTTATTGCCCTGCTTAAATCCTATTGCGTACTGCTCAACCGTCAAAGCGTCCGGCAAAATTGTGAGTGTTTCAGGGTCATTTTTCTTGAATTGTAACGCCGGAGCCTCGTCCATTATCGCGCAGTCTATTTTACCGACTTTCAAAGCCTGAATTACGTCCGTTGCTTTCTCGTATGTAACAAGCTGCTTAGATGATTTATCACCTAACATTTTTTTAGCGATTCCCTCTGCTATTGTGCCTCTCTGGGTGCCTATTTTGTAATTTACAAACTGGTCGGGCTTAGAAATATTTAAACCTTCAGCAAAGCACACACCAGCACTTAACGCAAGAATCATAATGACTGCTAATAACTTTTTCATTGTATAAATACCTCCATCAATAAAAAAATTTGTTTAATTCAACGCGAGATATTATACACGAAATTTGCGAAAAGTAAAATTTTTTCATGAATTTATTTTTACAGTAAACTTTTATAAATTTTTATTCACTCAAGAGCGCGATAATTTTTGCAGAGATTTATATATTATGAGCATATAACTTTTTTGCTAATTTTTGCGTGTAACAACAAATCAGCGCACAAAATCATTTAGTGAGTCCCCCGCGCCGCCCTGCTTCCTCCCACCCGCCCGCCCAAGAACGAGATTCCACGCCGCAAAGGATTTAATAATTTATATCAGCACTCAAAATATTTACAGGGCTATGTGCTTTCATGAGAGTCAAAGAATCTGCGACCTGTTTTGAAGTGTTAATCATAACTTGCAAGACCTCGAAATTGGTAAATTTTTTCATGAAATCAAACGCTCTGCATAAAGTCTCAAGAGTCACGCACTCAATAACGAGTCTAAATTTATGATTCATGCTAGAAATATATTCAAGAATTCCCGTTAATTCGCCGTCATTGCCGCCTATAAAAATATGACTGGGATTCGGTAAAGATTTTATTATGTTTATTGCCCGCCCCTCGTGAATGTTTATATTATGAACGTGAAATTTTTTAGCATTGCTTGAAATTAATTTTATTGCGTCGGGTTTGCATTCTATTGAGTGAATTTCGCTGAAAATAAATTCTTGAGCTGCTGAAACGCTTATACTTCCCGAACCTGCACCGATGTCCCATAAAATAGAGTCCTGATTTAGTGCTAACTTATCAAGAATTACAGCGCGTATATTCTCATTTGTGATGTGAACGCCGGGCTCTCTCAAAAAATTTTTATCACTTGGCCGGATATATTCATAAATATTATTATTGCGAATTAACACTATTGCGGGCTGGGAGAATTTATTATTAATAAACTCGCTGGGAATTCCTGAAAAAATTTTTTCGTCAAGAGTGCCTAATCTCTCGCCTATGAATATATCAATATAATCAAAATCAGCTAGATTCTTGCAAGCCCATTCGGGAGAAATTATATCATCACAAAATAAAATATTTATTCTATTGCGTTCTATAATATTCAGGAATTTATATAATTTCAAGTCCCGGCCGTGTCCTGATAAAATTTTCGAGTCCTGCCATGATTCGCGGGCATGGGCACATATTGATTGAAGCGAACTTATACCGGGAATCACTCTAAAATCCGCAAATTTCTTTTTCACGAGCGATAATAAACTATACAGTCCCGGATCTCCTGAAACAAGAATTAATTTATTGCCCTGTTCAGATTCTATTATATTAAAAGCTGAGTCAAAATCTTTCAGAGCTATAAATTTTTTATTAACTGGGACTAAATATTTAAATCTTTCATGAGCTATTATAATATCTGACTCGTTTATTGCGTCTCTGACTGAATTAATAATTTCTCCTGTACCTGCTCCGGCTATAGTAAGCACTTATAACAATCTCCCGTCATTGTCTATAAAATAAGCGTCGACTTTAAATTTATTATTTACCCGCGACTCACATTTTTGCTTTATAATTTCTGCTAAATTCTGCCAGACTCTATTATAACCCGTCTCACTAATTATATTTATGGCCTCATTAGTCGTGTTGCTGTGATAGACTCGCGAGATTATTTCTTGACTGGCTCCCATTAAAGCTAAATGAGTGCATAGAGATTCGAGTCTCCCGTCCGAGATTTTATTATGAGTGTTAAATGAACCTGCGGCAACTTTAAGCAATTTCCCGGGATGTCCGCATATAATAGCATGTGTAAAATTTAATCTTGCTGACTCGTCTAAGACATGACCGATATAATTTCCTGATTGAATTATATTTTTGCCGTGAATATCAAAAATTTTGCGTGTTGCCTTCTCGCCCGAATTTGCAAATGTGATATAAATTTTCTCGAATCCCAGCGCACGAATCATATTAAGCTCAAGAGTCAAAGAGTCTAATAATGCGCGCTCGTTCATGGGCTTAACGAGTCCCGATGTGCCTAAAATTGATAAGCCGCCTTTAATTCCGAGTCTGGGATTAAAAGTTTTTTGCGCAATCTCTTCACCGTTCGGAATCGATATAATTATTTTAACAGAATTTAACGGGATAATTTCACGTATAGCAAGCTCTATCATTTTTCGCGGGACTGGGTTAATGGCTGGCTCGCCGGGGGGGATTTTCAGGCCGGGAAGAGTTACGACTCCGACTCCCTCACCTGCAATAAAAAAAATTTCCTGATTGTTATCTCTCAAAATCTCAAGATGAGCTAAAATTTTTATTCCGTCTGTTATATCGCACTTGTCATCGCCTGAAAATTTCTGAACTCCGAAAAAGTTATGATTATATCTAAAAGTTTTCAGCTTGAATTCTAGCCCGTCAAGATTCTTGATTATCACATAGTCCGGGATTTTTCCGGTTAATTCATAAATAGCTGCGGCCTTTGCTGCCCCTGCTGCACATGTTCCAGTTGTTATGCCGAATATAACAGGGCGTTGACTATTGCACAAGCTACAGTGCTGCCTCCCTTGCGTCCCTGAGCTATTATTTTGGGAATGCCTGACAAACTCATTAATAATTCTTTAGCCTCGATTACGTTCACAAAGCCGACGGGGACTCCGATTACAAGGGCGGGATTTGCTTGGCCTGATTTGATTAGCTCGCATAATTTTATTAGGGCTGTCGGAGAATTGCCTATTACGTAAATTGCAGTCGGGAATTCTTTAACTGCACGTTCTATATTAATTATTGCCCGAGTCAAATTTAATTTTTGCGATAAATCATAAATTTCAGGCTCATTTACATGACAGATTATATTATTATTAAATTTTTGCGTGAAAGTTTTGCTAATTCCGGACTTAAGCATTATCGTATCAGTTATTATATTTGTGCCGGATTTAATTGCGTCATGAGCTTTATTTATCACGTTTTCAGAAAAATATAAAGTCTCAAGAAAATCAAAATCTGCCGTAGCATGAATAACACGCTTTATAACCGGCAAATTCTCGTCAAGTCCTGAATACTTACCGGATATTAAAATCTCAATAATACGCATACTTTCTTGTTCGATTTCATAGGGATTAAGCAGCAAATTATTTCACCCCGCAATTTTTTATATAATTCTTGACTCGTTCCAAATCCGGACATGTTAAAACAGGAATCAGAGAGTCAATTTCTTGAATGGACTTATCCCACCATTTAAATTTTAGCAGCAAATTAATTAATTCGTCGTCAAAACGTTTGCGAATTTCACGGGCGGGATTGCCTATTATTATTCTATATGGCTTGACATTGCAGCCAACAACGGAATTTGCACCGATAATTGCGCCATCACTTATATTTACTCCGGGAAGGATTACGGCGTTTTGTCCGATCCATACGTCATTGCCTATTATATATAGTATCTCCCTTTATGGGCAAATTATTTAATTCGGGCTGGGACATGTGCCAATTCTCAAGCGTATAAAACGGGTATGTAGTTATTGAATTCATTTGATGATTCGCGCCATTCATGATAAATTCAACACCTGAAGCAATTTGACAAAATTTGCCGATTATTAATTTATCGCCTATAGAGTCATAAAAGTGTGTAACATGTCTCTCAAAATCTGAATCAGCAATATATGAGAACTCACCGACAATTATATTTTTATTTGTTATAGTCGGCTTGATATAAATTTCTTGATTAAAATTTTTAACGGGATAAATTTTATTAGGGTCTGGCTGCAAATTTATATATACTCCTTTATTGAATTTATGCAATTATAGCAGGTTTTGAATTTCTCCATTGTTCGATGTGTTCAATGTCAAATCATGATTAATAATATTAAGCATCTCCGCCGGAGATAAAATAAATTTGCTTGCAGGATAATGTTTTTTGTTGTCAGTGATTAAATAAGCATTTATTGCAAGGGCTGCCTCGTAAAAAATTCTATCGTCAATATCAATAAATATTTCGTCTGTATGAATCGGATATACTTCAATGCCAAAATTCTGTATCGCTGATAATACTTTAAAAATAGTATGAGGCTCTAAATTAAATTTTGCACGGTGTAAGACTTCTTTGTATTCGTCAATTATCTCACTGTGTAACACTGGTATAATATCACCTGTAAATATTGAATTAATGATTTTAACTGTTGCAGAATCAGCTTTCTTACTCAGCAAGGCAGAAATAATAACGTTTGTATCTATTACTGCATAATACGACATTTTTTAGCGCGTCTTTCTATTCTTACTGCTTTAATTTCCGCGTTAATCTCATCAATGGACATTTCAGGGACATTCTTTGCTTGTTTCCGCAGCTCTTGAAATGCCTTCATAGCTTCTTCACGTGTTATTTGAGTCTTTGCAGGAAAATAAATATCTTTTACTAGGTCTATTTCTTTATTAATAATTCCTGGCATTTATATTTTATGCTCCTTTCATGCTTCGTGTTATGATATGAGTTAATTATAATTTTCTCGCTTATCTCGTGCAAGTGCCAAAGTTATGCAATTCTTATACACAAATTTATTGCGTAATAATACACCTTCCGAGCCTGCCGCCATTATACAAGATCTCTCGCAAATATTGTCAGTCCCTGTAACTTGCAAGACTCTTTGCGAACTGGTAAATATTCCCGGCAATGCTTGCAAGTCATGAGCTTTATACGTCAAAAAGGGTATATTATGATTTTCAGCAAATTTTATAAAAGCCGGCTCATTTGCTTTTATGTCAATTGATGCTATAGCTTTAAGACTCAAAATAGAGACTCCGGAATCTTCAAGAAAAATTTTCACAGCTGACTCAAATTCTGAAGGATCAACGCCACTATTACAGCCAGCACCGAGTATTAAATTTTTAGGCCGCAAAAAAAGTGTAACAGAAAACGGCGTAATTTGCGATAAATTGCTGATCATAATGCCCATAGAATTATCTTGTAACGAGCTTTTATCAGGCTGTGAATTAACAGAAAAGGGAATTTTTTGCGATAAATCACTAATTGCCGCGCCTATAGATTTATTCTCAAGCAAAGCACCTGAAATTTTCTTTATTGAGTCCGGATTCTCGATTACGCAATTATTATTTACTGCCCACTCGTCAATAGCAATAATATTATTTATATCCGTCGCAGTAGTTATTACAGGAATTGAATTCAAGAATGCTGCGATTTTCCGTGCTAGTTCATTCGCGCCCCCTATATGGCCTGACAAAATGGGAATTATAAATTTTCCTGACTCGTCAATTACTATAACGGCGGGATCGTGTAATTTGCTTGTTACATGCTTAGAAATTGCCCTGACTGCTATTCCGGCGGCCGATATAAATATTAATGCTCGTGAATTATTAAAATATTTGCCGGTCCATTCGCTTAATGACTCGTCAATTAAACTTAATCGCGAATCAAGCTCTATAAATCTTTCAGGGACGAACACGCGGAAATTAAATTTATTTGCTAGAGTCAACGCTAATTTTACGGCCTTATTCGTGAAAGCTATGATTATAATATTATTTCCTGAATCCATGAGAAAAATTTTTGTCATACAATCGTGATACAGTGCGATACTCTCTCAAGAAATCACCGACTAAGATCAACGCGCTTTTATTTATGCCTGAATATTTTACGAATTTGGGAAGATTTGCTAAATCGGCTTTTATTATACTCTCTTCAGGCCAAGACGCTTTATAAACAAGTGCCGCAGGGGTTGACTCGTCATAACCTTGAGAAATTAAATCAGCGCATAAACTCTCAAGCATTCCCGTTGACAAGAAAAACACGAGCGATTTATTATCGGGAACGGGAGTTCGGCCTTCTTTACGTGAAATTATAAGGGTCTGGCTGATTTCCGGAATAGTGTATTCAATCTTGAGAGTAGCAGCCGCCGCACAAAGTGAACTGACTCCCGGGACAATCTCAAAATTTATATTATTTCTGCGTAAAAAATTTATTTGCTCCTGAATAGCTCCGAATAATGACGGGTCGCCCGAATGCAAACGAGACACAATTAAGCCCCTTTTATGGCCGGAAATTAATTTTTCTAGAATATCTTCAAGTGTCATGCTTGAGCTGTCATAAATTTCGCAATTTGGACTCGCATATTTTCGCACTAAATCATGATTGACAAGAGACCCCGCAAAAATTATCATGCCCGAACGTCTTAAAATTTCAGCTCCCCTGATTGTGATTAAATCAACAGCCCCCGGACCTGCTCCGATAAAATAAATCATAGAGTTACGATCTCCAAATTAAGAGATTTTGCAAGTTTTTCGCACTCATCAAATTTATATAATAAAGTCTCTTTGCTGTGTGAGTCGCTCGAAAAAATCACTTTGCCGCCGTTTTTTGCAATATATTCTAAAATTTTTATATCAGGATAAGGGGAAGTCCTATAACCTCGTGAAATAGCCCCTGTGTTAATCTCAAACGGCCGCCCAGTTTTTATAAGCGAGTCCACTGCACTGAAGGCAGCTTTTATATAACGGGGATTATTCGAGTCAAAAATTTTATTATTCTCGTTAAATTTCGTGATTAAATCAAAATGTCCGATTATGTTCGCTTGAGTCCTATTCACGACATCAGAGACTAAGCTAAAATATTTTTCTGCTAATAAATAAACATCGCCGCCGAGTTCATTAATTAAACGCGATAATTTTTCCGGTGAACTGTCAACATGATGGAAAACTCCATTACAATTTATATAATGCACCGAGCCTATAACAAAATCATAATCATTCACGGGCATATCCGAGTAATAATCCTGCTCGATACCGCAAAGAATCTCGATTTTAGATTTATATTCACGCTTGAGCCTGTTAATTTCAAGTTTATATTTCTCTGTTGAGTCAGGACTCATACAAGGCTCCCTATCAAACGGAGTGTAAGAATGCCCGGAAAATCCGATCTTATTCATTCCCAGTGATAAAGCGCGCAAAATTATATCTTCCGGCTTGTCTTTACCGTCGCAAAAACATGTATGAACGTGAAAATCGCTTTTAATCATGCCTTCATAGTCTCCTGTTTGACTTTCTTGTCTATTACGTGGCGTGAAGCTAATTCTTTGATTATGTCGGGAATCTCTATATCCATTTCTGCCATTAATACTAACATGTGATAAATCAAGTCCGAAATTTCATAAATTGCCTCGCGCTTGTCATTCTTTGCAGCAATAATAACTTCTGAACTCTCTTCGCCGATTTTCTTGAGAATCTTATCGAGTCCCTTCTCAAATAAATATGAAGTGTAAGAGCCTTCAACTTTCTGGGATTTACGAGCCTTTATTAATTCCATGAGTCCGCAGATCGTAAATTTTTCGTGTGATTCTCTTTCACGGGGCAATAAATTATCAACAAAGCAGGATTTATTGCCTAAATGACAAGCCGGCCCATCAGGCTTAACATATACAAGCAAAGTATCTCTATCACAATCGGCTTTAATTTCTCGTATATGCTGGTAATTTCCGCTCGTCTCACCTTTGAGCCATAATTCTTGACGTGAACGGCTCCAGAAACAAGCAAGTTTTTTATCGAGTGAAATTTGCAGACTCTCACGATTCATATAAGCAAGCATTAAGACATCGCCGGAGTCATCGTCTATCAAGATCGCCGGTATTAATCCATTCGAGTCAAATTTTAGTGAGTCTATATCTAACATTTTTTATTTACAACCTCGCAATATTTTATTTATATTTCAACGTGAATATTATAGTGTATAAGCGATATTTTTTGCCCAGTTTTGTATGGAGTGAGTCCTACCGCATTTAATGAGTCCTGCCCACCCGCCCGCCCACGATAATTTTACCCCGCCGCAACGAATTTATAATCTTACTGGTATATTATTTGCTGCCATCTCAATTTTTAAATCTTTAATCGCAACTTCTCCGAAATGAAATATTGAAGCAGCCAGCCCCGCATCAACTTTAGGAAGAGTCTTAAATAATTTTATGAAATCCGCAATACTTCCCGCGCCTCCTGAAGCAATAACAGGAACATTCACGACTTCACACACTGCAGCAAGCATATCTAAATCAAAACCGCGTTTTACTCCGTCGGTATCAATCGAATTTAATACGACTTCACCAGCTCCATTATCTACGCAACTTTTTATCCAGTTTATGGCCTCGATCCCCGTATCATCACGACCGCCCCGCGCAAAAATATTAAATTGTCCGTTCACGCGTTTGACATCAGCAGAAATTACTACACATTGAGAGCCGTATAAATTTGCCGCCTCAGGAATCAAGCCGGGATTTCTTATTGCACCTGTATTGACGCTCACTTTATCAGCACCGCAAGAGAGTACACGCTCAAAATCTTTAACGCTTGAGATTCCGCCGCCCACTGTCAACGGGATAAAAACGTTCTTTGCTGTCTCGCGTAAAATGTCCGTGAAAATCTTGCGCCCGTCCGAACTCGCTGTAATGTCATAAAATACAAGTTCGTCCGCCCCGTTGTCCGAATAAAATTTTGCAAGCTCAACAGGTGAATTTACATCGTTCAAGCCCTGAAAGTTTACGCCCTTCACGACTCGCCCGTCTTTAACGTCTAAACATGGTATTATTCGCTTAGTTATCAATTTTTGCCGCCTCGATTGCTTGAGATAAATTTATTGCTCCGGTGTAATATGCTTTGCCGATTATTGCGCCGTAGAGATTCATTCTTGCCAGTGATTTTATATCATCAAGAGTGCTGACTCCTCCTGAGGCTGTTATATTCATATTAAATTTTGCGCTTAAGTCTTTATATAATTGCCTGTTAGTGCCCTTCATTGCGCCGTCTCTTGATATATCCGTGCAGATTATGAAATTTACGCCGATTGACTCAAGTTCTGAGCAGAAATCAAACGCATTCACTCCGGAATCTTCCCGCCAGCCTTTAACAGCAACGAGCCCGCCCCGAATATCAACACCGACCGCAATTTTTTCGGGACTAAAATTTTTTATCGCGCTAGTTAATAAATTCTTGTCAGTTATTGCCGCAGTACCTAGAATTATTCTATCAATGCCGGAATCTATATATTTCTCAATGACCCGCAAATCACGGACTCCTCCGCCGACCTCGCATTTAAGCACTGACTCCGAATGAATCCGCAAAATTGTATCGAGATTTACAGGTTCGCCCGTTTTCGCGCCTTCCAAGTCGACAATGTGAATCCATTCCGCGCCCGAGTCTTTAAATTTTTTAGCAGTATTCACAGGCTGTGAGTCATAAACTGTCATATTCTCATAATCGCCGCGTAAAAGCCTCACTGCCTCACCTTTATATAAATCTATCGCAGGAAATATTAACACTTCTCACACTTCACTCTCTAGTATTCATAAAATTTTTTGCTTTCATGTATGCGAGAAAACCCCGCCCGGATTTCCTGACTCACACCTCACAGAATGCCCGCAAAATATCGAGTCCGGCCTGCCCGCTTTTTTCCGGGTGAAACTGGACTCCGTAAATATTGCCGAATCTAATCGCCGCCGTTAATTCAGCCCCGTAATTTGTCGTTGCTGTGATAAATTTTCCGCCGCAAATTGCCGAGTAAGAATGCACAAAATAAACATATTCGCCCTCATGAGTATTAGCAAAGACTCCGCCCTCTTGTGTAATGTGTAAAGAGTTCCAGCCTATTTGAGGAATCTTCAAGCCCGCGGGGATTCTCTCGCCTATGTAACGAATTTCGCCGGGAATTAAATTCAAGCCGTCATGCTCGCCGAACTCATAACTTTTCGAGACTAATAACTGCATTCCTAAGCAAATTCCTAAAACTGGCTTCCCTGAATGAGCCTCATTTATTAACGGTTCAGCCATGCCGGACTCATATAATTTTTTTGCTGCGTCCCCGAATGCTCCAACACCGGGCAATATAATGCGTTCAGACTCGTGCAAATCTTCAGGGCTCGACGTAACTATTACATCATGATTTATAGCTTTGAACGAACTAGCCAGCGAAAATAAATTACCGACTCCGTAATCTATAATAGCAATCATAAATTACTCCTTAATTAGTCACCATATTCATATTCATACGAAGCCGATAAAGCAGCGATAAAAATCGACTCATCTTTAAGCAAATCAGACGATAAACATGATTTTTTCAAGAGCGTAACAAGTTCAAGCGTATTAACCGGGCTGCGTTCCATTGCTTCAAGATACACATCACGACCTATTATAGGCCAATTGATTCGTGTATTAAGTTCACGCTCTAACATAGCATCAAGCCATAAACGCATTGTGCGTCCGTTACCTTCTCTAAATGGGTGTAAAATATTCATCTCGACATATTTTGAAACTATTTCATCAAAAGTTTTCTGCGGCATTGATATAACACTAGGCAATATATTTTCTATATACATTGCATTTGCAAATTTGACCCCGCCCTTAGAAATATTAGTTTTACGAATTTTTCCAGCAAAATCAAATAATCCGCCGAACAATCTTATATGTAAATTTTTCAAACATTCCCAAGAACCGGCATTCTTTAAAATTTTAGGCCAGTCTGCCCATATTTGAGCCCTTCTCTCAAAAGATAATTTATCTACTTCTGACATTATTGTTTTATAGTTATGTTGTAAATCTTTCTCATTTACCGGAAATTTCATTAAATATACACCTCTCTGAAAGAAATCCCCCGAAGCTCATCACTCCGGGGGCTGGGTTATAATCTTCTGCTTTATTCTTTATAGTGTCCTAGTAAACTAAACACTATGAACGTTTCTTAAGAAGGAATAACGATACTGCTGCTAATGCTAATGCGCCAAATCCTGCATCACAACCGCCGCCGCCGCTCTTTCCTACTACTGGAACAACGGGGACATCTTCAACTGTGAAGCTGCCGAGTGTTAATGCATTTGAAGTTGTTGAGTCAGTCGTTACATATCTCGCTGTGAGTGTATGC
This region of Synergistaceae bacterium genomic DNA includes:
- a CDS encoding transporter substrate-binding domain-containing protein, whose product is MKKLLAVIMILALSAGVCFAEGLNISKPDQFVNYKIGTQRGTIAEGIAKKMLGDKSSKQLVTYEKATDVIQALKVGKIDCAIMDEAPALQFKKNDPETLTILPDALTVEQYAIGFKQGNKELVEQVNKALAQIKANGQLEKIMLKYKEDPMSTKPEDIDLHVGAKGGKLIVGTESGFPPYDIKVGDGYTGIDIEMCALIAGILDKELVIIAYPFDSLFAAVNSGKVDMICAGITVNEERKMFTDFSDPYEDAKQVGVVLTKDYAVPAK
- a CDS encoding precorrin-8X methylmutase, with the protein product MLLNPYEIEQESMRIIEILISGKYSGLDENLPVIKRVIHATADFDFLETLYFSENVINKAHDAIKSGTNIITDTIMLKSGISKTFTQKFNNNIICHVNEPEIYDLSQKLNLTRAIINIERAVKEFPTAIYVIGNSPTALIKLCELIKSGQANPALVIGVPVGFVNVIEAKELLMSLSGIPKIIAQGRKGGSTVACAIVNALLYSA
- a CDS encoding copper-translocating P-type ATPase, whose amino-acid sequence is MSKHYNITGMSCAACSARVERVVKKLPGITSCSVSLLTNSMIVEGSAKPSEIIAAIEKAGYGASLNAPEISTQNNNNSEDSLIDRETPILKRRLIFSLIFLAVLIYFSMGQMIKLPLPEFFAGNNIAIGLAQLILAGIIMIINQKFFISGFSSLIHFAPNMDTLVAMGSFASFTWSIFVLFAMTRGSIYKISDFYFESAGMILTLITVGKMLESKSKGRTTDALKSLMKLAPKTATILRNNQEITVPIEQVQRGMIFLVRPGENIPVDGVIIEGISAINESALTGESIPVDKAPGDTVSAATINQSGFIKCEATRVGQDTTLSQIIKMVSDASATKAPVAKIADKVCGVFVPAVIIIAIITVIGWLMTGKNFGDALSYGIAVLVISCPCALGLATPVAIMVGNGIGAKNGILFKTAESLEQTGKMKIAVFDKTGTITSGEPKVTDIIPIENEKYLLMIAYSLENKSEHPLAKAVTEFARSKNIVPYEVEKFQALPGNGVSAVLPGGSQLTGGSVRFITAKFDIQEKYINKAGELAENGKTPLMFMQDNKLLGIIAVADTIKPDSNEAIQDLQSMGIRVVMLTGDNEKTAQAIGLQAGVNEVIAGVMPDGKESVIRELQGSGNVAMTGDGINDAPALTRADIGIAIGAGTDIAIDAADVVLMKSSLLDVPAAVKLSRATLRNIHQNLFWAFIYNVIGIPLAAGLWGLKLDPMFGAAAMSLSSFCVVTNALRLNLIDIHKKNNITGAAK
- the cbiD gene encoding cobalamin biosynthesis protein CbiD; this encodes MCNSQRPVIFGITTGTCAAGAAKAAAIYELTGKIPDYVIIKNLDGLEFKLKTFRYNHNFFGVQKFSGDDKCDITDGIKILAHLEILRDNNQEIFFIAGEGVGVVTLPGLKIPPGEPAINPVPRKMIELAIREIIPLNSVKIIISIPNGEEIAQKTFNPRLGIKGGLSILGTSGLVKPMNERALLDSLTLELNMIRALGFEKIYITFANSGEKATRKIFDIHGKNIIQSGNYIGHVLDESARLNFTHAIICGHPGKLLKVAAGSFNTHNKISDGRLESLCTHLALMGASQEIISRVYHSNTTNEAINIISETGYNRVWQNLAEIIKQKCESRVNNKFKVDAYFIDNDGRLL
- a CDS encoding putative toxin-antitoxin system toxin component, PIN family, producing the protein MSYYAVIDTNVIISALLSKKADSATVKIINSIFTGDIIPVLHSEIIDEYKEVLHRAKFNLEPHTIFKVLSAIQNFGIEVYPIHTDEIFIDIDDRIFYEAALAINAYLITDNKKHYPASKFILSPAEMLNIINHDLTLNTSNNGEIQNLL
- the cbiE gene encoding precorrin-6y C5,15-methyltransferase (decarboxylating) subunit CbiE — its product is MLTIAGAGTGEIINSVRDAINESDIIIAHERFKYLVPVNKKFIALKDFDSAFNIIESEQGNKLILVSGDPGLYSLLSLVKKKFADFRVIPGISSLQSICAHARESWQDSKILSGHGRDLKLYKFLNIIERNRINILFCDDIISPEWACKNLADFDYIDIFIGERLGTLDEKIFSGIPSEFINNKFSQPAIVLIRNNNIYEYIRPSDKNFLREPGVHITNENIRAVILDKLALNQDSILWDIGAGSGSISVSAAQEFIFSEIHSIECKPDAIKLISSNAKKFHVHNINIHEGRAINIIKSLPNPSHIFIGGNDGELTGILEYISSMNHKFRLVIECVTLETLCRAFDFMKKFTNFEVLQVMINTSKQVADSLTLMKAHSPVNILSADINY